A genome region from Arachis duranensis cultivar V14167 chromosome 6, aradu.V14167.gnm2.J7QH, whole genome shotgun sequence includes the following:
- the LOC107494052 gene encoding uncharacterized protein LOC107494052 isoform X1: MILATLFSPLSLLLLLFFSFSTLSFSHFVPTFPSPSKFHPELTTQLSRSSSSSSSSNGLYETKFFTQTLDHFDYTPQSNHKFQQRYLFNDTHWGGANNNAPIFVYTGNEGNIEWFTQNTGFMFETAPRFQALLVFIEHRFYGKSVPFGGNREVAYANTSTLGYLSSTQALADYATLIIDLKKNISAIDSPVVVFGGSYGGMLAAWFRMKYPHVTIGALASSAPILHFPGLVSPYVFSDTIANDFRSESENCYNVIKSSWKQIEDAGKTDKGLKLLQKSFRLCKNYSSDDLEGWLQSAWTYTAMTDYPTPSNFMNPLPAYPIRKMCEAIEKEKKRSTFEKLYAAANIYYNYSGSATCFDLDDHSDPHDLGGWQWQACSEMIMPLGVRKESMFPESEWSYKSRSDSCQFYYNTTPRPHWITTEFGGYHIHQVLKRSASNIIFFNGLRDPWSGGGVLKSISKTLVAIVAKEGAHHVDLRYSTKEDPKWLTHVREKEIKIIASWIKRYYRDLQL, encoded by the exons ATGATACTTGCCACACTCTTCTCTCCACTTTCTCTTCTGCTACTCttattcttctccttctccaccTTGTCTTTTTCCCATTTCGTACCCACTTTCCCTTCTCCATCCAAGTTTCACCCTGAGCTAACCACCCAActctctcgttcttcttcttcttcttcttcatcaaatgGACTCTACGAGACAAAGTTCTTCACCCAAACGCTCGATCACTTCGATTACACTCCCCAAAGCAATCACAAGTTTCAACAAAGGTACCTCTTCAATGATACCCATTGGGGTGGCGCCAACAACAATGCTCCAATCTTTGTTTACACCGGAAACGAAGGCAACATAGAGTGGTTCACGCAGAACACGGGGTTCATGTTCGAAACCGCGCCACGTTTCCAAGCACTTTTGGTTTTCATTGAG CATAGATTCTACGGAAAATCAGTGCCATTTGGTGGGAACAGGGAGGTTGCATATGCAAATACGAGTACACTTGGGTACCTGAGTTCTACTCAGGCGTTGGCTGATTATGCCACTCTCATTATTGATCTGAAGAAGAATATCTCAGCAATTGATTCCCCTGTTGTGGTGTTTGGTGGATCCTACGGAggaa TGCTTGCTGCGTGGTTCAGAATGAAGTATCCGCACGTTACGATCGGAGCCTTAGCTTCATCTGCCCCAATCCTTCATTTTCCGGGTTTGGTTTCACCCTATGTCTTCTCCGATACTATCGCCAACGACTTCAGG AGTGAGAGTGAGAACTGTTATAACGTCATAAAAAGTTCTTGGAAACAAATAGAGGATGCGGGAAAGACTGATAAAGGATTGAAGCTGCTGCAGAAATCATTCAGATTATGCAA gAATTATAGCTCAGATGATCTGGAAGGTTGGCTTCAATCGGCGTGGACATATACAGCGATGACAGATTATCCCACACCTTCCAATTTTATGAATCCCTTGCCAGCTTATCCAATCAGAAAG ATGTGCGAGGcaatagaaaaggaaaagaagagatCAACATTTGAGAAGCTGTACGCAGCAGCGAATATATATTACAACTACAGCGGCTCTGCCACTTGCTTCGACTTGGATGATCATTCTGATCCCCATGATCTCGGGGGATGGCAATGGCAG GCTTGTTCAGAGATGATTATGCCTCTTGGTGTGAGGAAGGAAAGCATGTTCCCTGAATCTGAATGGTCATACAAAAGTAGATCCGATTCCTGCCAATTCTATTACAATACAACTCCTAGACCCCATTGGATCACCACTGAGTTTGGCGGCTAT CATATTCACCAAGTTCTGAAAAGATCCGCCAGCAACATTATCTTCTTTAACGGTTTAAGAGACCCTTGGAGTGGTGGAGG GGTATTAAAGAGTATATCAAAAACTTTAGTAGCCATAGTTGCAAAAGAAG GAGCTCATCACGTAGACCTAAGGTACTCAACTAAGGAAGATCCAAAGTGGCTCACACACGTGAGGGAAAAAGAGATAAAGATCATAGCAAGTTGGATCAAGCGATACTACAGAGACCTACAATTATAA
- the LOC107494052 gene encoding uncharacterized protein LOC107494052 isoform X2 produces the protein MILATLFSPLSLLLLLFFSFSTLSFSHFVPTFPSPSKFHPELTTQLSRSSSSSSSSNGLYETKFFTQTLDHFDYTPQSNHKFQQRYLFNDTHWGGANNNAPIFVYTGNEGNIEWFTQNTGFMFETAPRFQALLVFIEHRFYGKSVPFGGNREVAYANTSTLGYLSSTQALADYATLIIDLKKNISAIDSPVVVFGGSYGGMLAAWFRMKYPHVTIGALASSAPILHFPGLVSPYVFSDTIANDFRSESENCYNVIKSSWKQIEDAGKTDKGLKLLQKSFRLCKNYSSDDLEGWLQSAWTYTAMTDYPTPSNFMNPLPAYPIRKMCEAIEKEKKRSTFEKLYAAANIYYNYSGSATCFDLDDHSDPHDLGGWQWQACSEMIMPLGVRKESMFPESEWSYKSRSDSCQFYYNTTPRPHWITTEFGGYHIHQVLKRSASNIIFFNGLRDPWSGGGSSSRRPKVLN, from the exons ATGATACTTGCCACACTCTTCTCTCCACTTTCTCTTCTGCTACTCttattcttctccttctccaccTTGTCTTTTTCCCATTTCGTACCCACTTTCCCTTCTCCATCCAAGTTTCACCCTGAGCTAACCACCCAActctctcgttcttcttcttcttcttcttcatcaaatgGACTCTACGAGACAAAGTTCTTCACCCAAACGCTCGATCACTTCGATTACACTCCCCAAAGCAATCACAAGTTTCAACAAAGGTACCTCTTCAATGATACCCATTGGGGTGGCGCCAACAACAATGCTCCAATCTTTGTTTACACCGGAAACGAAGGCAACATAGAGTGGTTCACGCAGAACACGGGGTTCATGTTCGAAACCGCGCCACGTTTCCAAGCACTTTTGGTTTTCATTGAG CATAGATTCTACGGAAAATCAGTGCCATTTGGTGGGAACAGGGAGGTTGCATATGCAAATACGAGTACACTTGGGTACCTGAGTTCTACTCAGGCGTTGGCTGATTATGCCACTCTCATTATTGATCTGAAGAAGAATATCTCAGCAATTGATTCCCCTGTTGTGGTGTTTGGTGGATCCTACGGAggaa TGCTTGCTGCGTGGTTCAGAATGAAGTATCCGCACGTTACGATCGGAGCCTTAGCTTCATCTGCCCCAATCCTTCATTTTCCGGGTTTGGTTTCACCCTATGTCTTCTCCGATACTATCGCCAACGACTTCAGG AGTGAGAGTGAGAACTGTTATAACGTCATAAAAAGTTCTTGGAAACAAATAGAGGATGCGGGAAAGACTGATAAAGGATTGAAGCTGCTGCAGAAATCATTCAGATTATGCAA gAATTATAGCTCAGATGATCTGGAAGGTTGGCTTCAATCGGCGTGGACATATACAGCGATGACAGATTATCCCACACCTTCCAATTTTATGAATCCCTTGCCAGCTTATCCAATCAGAAAG ATGTGCGAGGcaatagaaaaggaaaagaagagatCAACATTTGAGAAGCTGTACGCAGCAGCGAATATATATTACAACTACAGCGGCTCTGCCACTTGCTTCGACTTGGATGATCATTCTGATCCCCATGATCTCGGGGGATGGCAATGGCAG GCTTGTTCAGAGATGATTATGCCTCTTGGTGTGAGGAAGGAAAGCATGTTCCCTGAATCTGAATGGTCATACAAAAGTAGATCCGATTCCTGCCAATTCTATTACAATACAACTCCTAGACCCCATTGGATCACCACTGAGTTTGGCGGCTAT CATATTCACCAAGTTCTGAAAAGATCCGCCAGCAACATTATCTTCTTTAACGGTTTAAGAGACCCTTGGAGTGGTGGAGG GAGCTCATCACGTAGACCTAAGGTACTCAACTAA